The nucleotide window AAGAGGCATATTTGTTCCAACTATTTGGGTCAACTTAACGTGATGGATCGCTTCTGAGTGACCACCTAGCTATAAAAGTAGTGGTTCTTAGGTACAAAAGTTGGTGACATCTCTCTTCTTTGTGCCACCAATACAGCCTCTTAAGCTCTCTTGAACATACTCATATTGCCATGGTAGATTGTAAAATGTGAGTGCTTAGCGTTTTTTTAGCAATTCATCTTTAATTGGATGTGACTTGGGAACACAACATGACATCAGAGGACTCCATTTATATCACAAGAGAAGTCAAGCATCActtgctctattttttttttactataacaTGAAGATGTCATGTGAAGGGGAGCTTTGCTGTAACAGTAAAATTATTACCGTGTGATCCTTATCCTGTGGTCACTAGTTCGAGTTGTAGAAATGATCTCTTGTAATGCAGGATAAGACTCCGTACAATAAATCCAATATGATTCGACCTTTCCCGGGATCCCGTAATGGTGGGAGTCGTGTACTGGGCTACCCTTTTATAACATGAAGATGCAATGACTTTGTTCAACCTCTATAAGATCCAACATTTGAAAAGTAGATTTCTATTTAAAGCATCTGATGCCACATTAGTCTTTCGTAGATGGTAAATGATGTCTTGCCGCAACAGTAAAGTTATTATTATGTGACCTTGTGGTCACTAGTTCAAGTCATAGAAATGACCTCTTGCAATGCAGTGTAAGAATTCGTACAGTAAATTTAATGTGGTTTGACCCTTCCCAGGATCCCGCATTGGTGAGAGTCATGTACTGGGTTGCCCTTTTATAACATGAAAGATGCAATGTTCAACCTCTATAAGATTGCCTACATTTGAAAACTAGATTTCTATTTAAAGCATCTGATGCCACGCTAGTCTTTCGTAGATGGTAAATGATGGTACGGTCATAGCATTTTGGGAGTTCGATCCACCTTCTCTGATGCATGTTAAGCTCTTTTTGCATGAACCAGTACTTTAGACTTTGAGACCAGTTATGTTCTCATAGATCATATCATACTAATAATATTGCTAGATTTTGAGGGCAAATACGATAGCAGATATAGCTGAAGGTCATGAGGAGGTTGGTTGCCTCTATAGAAAAAAATTTCGTTCTGTGCCGGGCGGAACGGGCGAAACTTACCGTTTCGCCCACGCACTGAAACCGGCACCGAGCGAGCAACGATTTTGTCGTGTCATGCGTCACGCGCTAGGAGGAGTCACGTGCGCACCAGAAATCGTCGCACTAGGAGGAACATCATCGCCAGAAGCTTCCGGCGTCGTCGGAAGGTTTGCAGCGCCTGAAGCCCGTCGCAGGCGCCGGAGGCGTCGCGACGCGACGTCTCTGGCGACGCCGAAAACGTCACTGACGCTTCTGGCGCCGCCGGAATCGTCGCCGGACTCCTCCGGTGCCGCCGGAGGTGTTGCCGGACACCTCCGGCGCTGTCGGAGGCATTGCAGGCGCTGGGTCGCGGGCGCAGGTCGCGGGCAGGGACACTGtgcaaaattacaatttaaataaattaaacaattcccatttaattgtgatattttaaagaggctttcataaaccctaattaaattatcccaataaaatataaaaaatatatttaatttttttaaaaaaaataatcaattttcttaaataatattctgaaattatttttactattttaaaatttttaaaaattctttaaaattctaaaaaaaattaaaattttttataaaaattctattaaatcaaatttatattcttatatatatatatatatatatatatatatatatatatattttaattattttatattttttactgatttaatgtttaaataaaattaccgaaaccgtatcggcatggcacgatacgataccgaaaccgtatcgttccggtcttgGACCGAAACCtcgtcgaaattttaaaccttggttgcCTCATgcccttaagttgtctggaggcatagtgAACTAGTCCATGATATACTTTCTGTCAATATGATCCATACAAATTTTTATTGACTACCTGACAACAACCCcatgatatatattttttcctttgACTTTTTTCCTATTATGATTCTTTTATGATTTGTTTAGTAAATTAGCTTATATTATTACTCTTTGAACATGTTTgcaatttttattgtttttcttttgataattTGTTTGCTTAATGTGAATGTGTGTACTTTTGTATGCCTATAATGTTTGAGAATCATTTCATGTCTAACTTATTTTACCATTACCTGTAATTTTATATGGTAAATTCCTTCTGTTTTTATGATAATCCTTTCTCCAAGGTTTCACTATTTAGCTCTTAATTCTGTTGACTTTGTGATTACAGACGTTTGTTTTGGATGTGCATCCTTTCAATCCACGGATAGCTATGAGTGCTGGCTATGATGGTAAAATGATCATCTGGGATGTAAGTGTTTGATGTAGTTGTTGTtgttcacacacacacacacacacacacacacactcagTGTAATTCCTTCTATTATCCTATCCATTTATACTCTTATGGATTGATGCTACTAGATATGGGAGGGTACACCAGTGCGGATATATGAAGTTGGTCGTTTCAAGTTGGTTGATGGGAAATTCTCACCGTAAGTTAAATGGATTCGAGTTGATCAGTGCTAGTTAATTTTAGATCTATACTGTTTTGACTTTACTGATGCAGTTCCCTATTAATACCTTATTTTCGTCTGTTAGTAATTTCACACGACATTGGTGTATCTTTAAGTAGTATACTGTAAGTTAGTTGCAATGTTTAAAACGTTGTTGGGTTTCCATCGAGAGGATGAAACTTGCCACTCCACTAGTAGACTGAAACCAAAATGGGATCAGCATATATATTCAAATGCATTTATCTATCACCTGAAATGTGTCCCCTGAAATTGAACTTGTGTTACATATATTCACAATATTTGGGGTATGGTTTGAGTTGTATTGGATGAGAAAAAGAGAAATGGATGGATGGATAATCAGAGCTACCTCAACAACACTGCTCCAATTTTGCTTGAGATCTAGGTTTGGTGTCGTCAATCTTCATCAAGTGATCTACAGTGCTATTCCATGCAGTCGCCATAGCCACTGACCTGTATCCTCATTCCATCAGTATATGGTTCAACAGTAAAGTGTACATTTTTTAATCTATAACACCATCCTCTTGATATAACCTCAACCCCTACACACTAGTAACTCATTAACCCAACCACCCATATTTATTTACCCATCAGCTATACCTGCTGTTTCAATCAATAATGATCGAGAGAATAATCACCAATAATAGGTTGTGTCATCGTCTTTCtacttcttctctttctcttcttcctctttcagcATTGCTAGCACAATTGCACAATCAACCTTTGACGGCTTGTATCATGTGTCATTATGggatcaaaatcaatattttaaacTCGGTTTATAAAATCAGATAAAGGGTTTTTCTTCCAAATATCAAAATTGTTGTAGTATTTAAAAATGTACTAATGATGTTTTTTTTCTCTATTGCCTTGCACATCATTATAAACTTGATTTATTATGGTTATGTCAATGGTGTTTTTTTTCTCTTGGTTGAATTCTCAAaatgattgtttttttttaaaaatgatgaaCCAGGTAGTATCAAACCTGGGGCGACCGGCCTAGCCCCACGAAAGTTTCCCTACcgctagggtaaatcgggaagcgcttgcGGTCGGTGGGCCCAGCATCCCGTGGTTGCgcaccccatttggaggaaatatTCCTGCAAATGCGCCGTAGTTGGGGATCGAACCAAGGGTGCCTGGGTGACGAGGCTTTGATTTTTTAATCTAATATGGGTTGTTGATTGGTAGGACTATTTAACTTGGATTCTTCGTTAGACTATCTTCCAAACACTATAGGATGGTATATCATCCAATACAGGTCTGTAAAGGTCATTTGGACGTTTATTCCAACTTCCAACTATCAAAAGTCATTGCATTTATTTTTGTTCATTTCAGCATGTTATAACAAATTGGCTATAAATTATGGCCAAAACTATCTTGTGAAAGCATGCTAGATGACTGATACAATATGGGATACCAAGTTATCACTAGGGAAAGTGGAAAACATGATTATAAGGGATGTAATACATCCATCTGGAACTTATTAAGAAAGCAACAACAACAAGCCATGAGTCCAATTCTGGGGTTCCACTATGGAAGGTGCTATTGTAGGGTTCATCTTCTTCATGGGCAAACCTAAGCATGCTTTAGTTGGTATGCTGGTGCATATTGTCTGTTTGATATTAGGTCTGTTTCTATTCGTTTCTCCTGTATTTGTCAAAATTTATCATTTGCTACTTTGATTAATGTTTGGACCTGTTCATTCGTCAATTCAAACTGGCTTCAGAATTCGTCTTCATTTCTTGTAAACTTCTATATCTTTGTAGTTGAGTTGCATTTGTTTTTGTTCTTGTGCTCaaattctcttttattcttttatgAAGATGATCTTTAGATGTTTAATGTTTAACTTTTTCTAAtcttttgttgtcctaaaccagGGATGGAACTTCAGTTATTCTCTCAGATGAAGTTGGTCAGATATTTATTGTGGCAACTGGTCAGGGAGAGTCACAAAAAGATGCCAAATATGATCAGGTGTGAATCATTCATTTTCTAATATGGTTCAGTCAAAGCCAGAACTTAAAATCCTATATTTCTCACCTTGACAGTTCTTTCTTGGAGATTATCGACCCCTTATGCAAGATACAAGTGGAAATGCACTGGATCAGGCATGTcttttttccatttcattttctttGCCAAAGCACATTCTTATTCATTGAGTTGGCTGAAGTGTTCAAATGTTTATGTTTACCATTTAGGTTTTCAtgggtagtttttttttttggggcTGTGGCCAGGCAATACCCAGCTCACATCTTTCATTGATCTGTGTACCAATCTTTTCTATCCTTTCTACCGCACTTCCAGGCCCAGCTTAGGTATAATAAGCAGCTCTGTGAGGAACTATTGGACCTTGGGACTATGAACCTGAAACGCTAGTTTAAATATGTCAATTATTTGTCTAAAATATTCTCTTTGGATATAGCCACATTTTTGTAGACTAAAAACTTAATATCCATTGCTCAAACCTTTTTGTATCTAGTAAAGGATATATCCGAATTCAGCCTCCGTAGCTATTTTAAATAAGGCTAGATATTGTGCCTATTTGATGATCTCATGAGAGTAAAATATATGAGAACAAATATTGTGGCGTTGATGGAATGGATCGAACTATGAGTTTTTTAGGGTTCTCATTTTAGGCTTTTGGTTGAATAAGACTCGAGCAAAATAGATTTGGTATGATGgaattttaaaatagaaataaatgaataaatccTACTTTAAACCTAGtagatttttctctttttttcgaGGAAGATAAACTAagaatgaaaattaattaattcaactcCCAACTAATTGAAGTGGAATTGTATATCATTCGCTATTAGAGTTTTGATGAATGGTATGGTTTTAGTAGTATGCTGTGCTAACACTCAACATGCAGCAGGTTTAAAATTTTGTCATACTATACTGTATGGATGCACCATAGAGAACAAGTATGAAAGCTCATTTTTTACTTGAATGTTAGAATGAATTCATATAAATTTTACTTCTATAATCTTCTAAATTTGTTTTTATAAGAATTAGAATTTGGGAGAAATAAGCtaaaatacacacacacacacacacacacacacgagATTCTAAATCATGACAGCGTGCCTAAGCATGTTGATTGCTAACATGGCATGCTACTTATGGTATGATTGTCAGTTTCCATAGGTAAAATTATCTAtgctaattaatttttataatctacaaaaaaatttctttaattgtGCTACTTGACACAACAAAATCCGCCTTTGCAAGAGATATTGAGTAAAATTTATTAGAACCTTTAAAATAAGCCCAAGTAGAAACATATATTAATTCAAAGGTTCATAAAGCTAGAAACAcaacaaaataattaatttattcacAATATGACATTAGCTGGTGTAACCAACATGAAAGTTCTTGGAGAATGTAGTGATATATGTCTTATGTTGTACTCTTAACTCTTTGAGTTGCATCAATGTGTAATgattactaaaattaaaattctcttaATGTCAGTGAGTGTTTCTTGTATAAGTTCAATATAATTGTTGGTTTGATGGGGAAACACTGACGGAAAACAAATCAATTAGCTGGCGAAGTTATGCTGCATTAGTAACTTTGAATGGTTGATTGGCAAGAGTTATTCTCTCATTTCAAATCCTTTATCCTGTTTAATAAGTGTTGTTTGTTCTTCTTGGTTCCTAAGTTCAAAGGATTTGATTACTTTTGGCTTAAATTAATCCAATATATCTGTTGAATGTTATTCTAAGGAGGTAAGTCATCAAGTTGGATCTTGTAGAGTTAAGCCACCAACTCACCAACATTCATGAGCACACTACGGCTATGTTTGGTGAGGGGTAATCAACTTGGTAATGTAATTAAGATTACATTACAAGATTGATTACTTTGTTTGGTACAATTTAAAGCTGTAATGTAATGTACTTTGAATTACAAAAGGGCAATAACATGTAATAAAGTtttgtaatatgaattacattccaaGCCCAATTACATTACAAGCTTGATTACATTACCCCTAACCAAACATAGCTAGTTGAATTTGTCAACAACTTAGTTCGTAGTGATGTCATGTCCAAAGAGATCAACAAGCCACATACTTCAGGATAATAGATTGCTGGCATTTAACTGAATCATTTGATGAGACTTTGTTCTGCTTTTACTTAACAAGTTGATCGTCATGTGTATCTATGCTTCAACTTGAAAGGGAATGATAGAAATAATGatttttatcttgttatcatttcTATTTATGCCAAGGCTTTGAAGATATATAAAAGAACCCAATTTAGTGACTTGTTTGATTTACTTTTTGTACACTGGAATGAACTTTGTTGCAGGTTGACATTAAGATTCTCTCAGTTATAGAGGTTTTTGTTACTTTTTACAATTGTTCATACTTTCCTTGTTTGGCATGGAAGTTTAGAATGGGCCACTAAAATATCATTTTTCCCAACTCAGTATACAACTTTTATCAGCTATTATATTTCTTAGGTGTTCCACTTTATTTCCTCATGCACTAAGAGATTATCACTTGCTATTCTTCTTTCAATTATTCTATTAACTTTTGTTTCATTACTAAGTTTTCTTGCTTGCATCTGTACATCTTACTatctattttgaaaatacttttctGTTACTTCAGGAAACCCAACTTACACCCCACAGGAGGAATATTCAGGATCTTCTCTGTGATTCGGGTATGCATTTGCACAGATGGATGTGATATGAGCTGTCAACCTGTCACCATTATTTGCTATATTTGATTCCTTCATATGGTCAATTCACAATTAGTGTATTTTTCTGTCAGGTATGATTCCATATGCTGAACCTTATCAGAGCATGTATCAAAGACGCCGCTTAGGTATCATGGGTATTGAGTGGCGTCCTAGTTCATTGAAACTTGCAGTTGGTCCAACTTACAATGCTAATACTGGTGATTTTCAAGCACTACCAATTGTGGATCTAGAGCAGTGGGTTGAGCCTTTACCAGAGATTGTGGAAGCTATAGCTTGGGAAGTTGAAAATGAAATGCAGAGTGATGATGCCGATTCTGAATATAATGTAACTGATGAATATTCTAGCCATGCAGGTCAAGAAAGTTTGAGCAGTACCTCATGTGAAGAAGCAGAAATCAGTGCCGACGATAGTAGAGACGATAACGATGGAAAGGAAATCCTTAGGAGATCTAGAAGGAAAAAACACAAATCTGAAGTTAGATTCACTTTCCAACTTCATTTTTCCTTGCTGTTTcttattttgaatattttatttgtttattcaTTTGTCAGGCTGAGTTCACAACTTCATCTGGTAGGCGGGTAAAAAGAAGAAACTTTGATGAATGCAATGGCGCTTCTGTGTCAAAATCTCACAGACCTAAGAGGTCCCGGAATGGGCATTTGAAAAGATTTAAGGCCTCTAAATCCGAGCCTTCAAGGCCACAGAGAATTGCTAAGAAGAATGCTCTCACTTTCTTCTCTAAATTAACAAGTGCTTCTACAGATGAAGAAGATAATGAGCCAGACAGTAATTTCTCTGATAGTGAATCGACATTGCCAGATTCAAAGACCCACAGTGTTGAGTCTGAAAGATCAATGAAATTCAATCCACCTACTCGTGCAAAGGCGAAGGAAAACATCAAAGATGCACTTGAAGACACTGCAATACCttctgaagtcatcaataaacaGGATAATCCAGTAATCAAAAGGAAGTTGGTCCTTAAGCTGCCACGTCATGTTGTCTCTGGAACTTTAACATCTGAATGCCCCGAACAGGATAATTTGTCTGTATCGTTGCCTATAACTAATTCTGTTGTCAATAGCCATAATAGACCTGAAAATGAGATAACTGAAACAGTCAGTTCACAGAATGAAATTGCCTCCCACCCTCATCTTTCAGTGGATCACCAGGCCAGTACGATTAAATGGGGAGAAGTTAAGCAGCGCTCTTCAAAACGCCAAAGAGTAGGCGACATCATAACTTGGGCTGCTGCAAATACAAACCCAGATGATGCTAACACAATTGGAGTTGACACCATTGGAAATACTGTATCTGAGGatgagtgtcaaacatcaatttCTAGGATGCAAATTAATGATAATAGTCATGAGAGAAATATAGCAGAAATTTGTGTTCACGAGTCGGACCAAACAGAGAATGGCAATCCTGTGAACCATGAATGCAAGGTTGTTAATGAATCATCCAAAATATATGAAGTGGTTTCAGCTAAAACTGTAAATTATTTTGGTAGCAAGTGTAGTTTTGATGTGGATCCTCAGGTAGACAAAACTATGAAGATGACTTACCCAAAGATACGGTTCAAGACTAGAGGAATAGTACCAGAGTTTAATAGTTCATTCTCCAAGTTAAAATCTACAGCACTTAACAATTCGAGGAGCTCAGAGGATGAGCTTGTCTCAGACAGTCCTATCCCAACTGACCAAGATTTTGATTTGGTTGCTGATGAGGATGAAGGAACCAGCAGAAAGAGTTCAGACCCTGGCAAATCAAATAATATATCAGAAAATTCAGAAGGATGGACAACCACAAATGCTAGTTTGTTTGTTTCCAATGATGACAAAGACTTGAATTCCTGCCGGAAAATGTATGATGCTGTATATAAGAGGATGAAGTTGTCCAAGGGGAAGGAGAATTTTATTGTTGATGTCCAAGCCAAGCAAGAAACTACTTCAGATTCTGTTGACCATGATGAGGCAACATTGCCGTTTGGTGGTAAAATTGGAAGTTCTCGCAGAACAAGATCCACAGGTGGAAGGGCACCTAAACATGATCTAAGCTATAGCATGAATAATTTTGATGATAAAAATTATGGTTCTCTTGGAGCGTCCACGAGCAGAGGAAAGTCTACATCTGGTTCCCGTAATCAATTTTTAGTTGATGAATGGAAATCAACATCAAAAATGCCTGTTGGTTTAAGATCTGTAAGAAACAGAAGGGAGAACTACACTACAAGTGATTTCAGATGTTTGGATAAGAAAAGCCATCAATCATTGCGAAAACTTTCATGGCTTTTATTGTTAGAGCATGAGGAGTGCTATAGATATATTCCCCAAAAGGGTGATAAAGTTGCCTATCTGATACAGGTAAATTTTTTTATCTGATGATTTTTCATTGTTACAAATAAGGTATTTATTTATGCTCAACTGTTATCAGGGCCACCGTGAGTACATTGAAAGCTATGCTACAACTGAAGTAGGTCCATGGAAATCAATCAAAGGCTTAAAAGCTGTCGAGTTTTGCAAAGTACAAAAACTTGAATATGCTTCATTTCCTGGATCTGGTGATAGCTGCTGCAAACTCACCCTTGAATTCAATGATCCTTCATCTTGTGGATTCAAGAAAACTTTCCGAGTCACATTGCCTGAAATCAATGGTCCTGACTTTCTCGTGGAAAGAGTACGCTTTGATGCTTCCATTGAAAGGAACTGGACCCACAGAGACAAGTGCCAGGTATGGTGGAGGGATGCTGATGGATCTGGTGGAACTTGGTGGAGTGGTCGGATCTTAACTGTAAAACCTAAAGATTCTGAGTTTCCAGATAGCCCATGGGAAAGATATGTAGTACAGTACAAGGATGATTCTTCTGGACAGCATTTACATAGTCCTTGGGAACTTCACGATGCTGATACTCATTGGGAACATCCTTGTATTATAAATGCAACCAGAGACAAACTTTTAAATTCTATTGCTAAGATAGAACATGCATCAATAGGAAATCAGGTGAACCATGCTTCTAGATGTAACTGTAGGTTAGTAATTTAATCATGTTGTCTTCTGAGCATTTTATATTAATCCTTGTTCCTAAATCAGGATTATCATGGTGTTCAGAAGCTAAGTCAGGAGGCTCAGAAATTTGAGTTCTTGAACAGGTGTGACATTTCCATCTACAATTCCcttgttttacttgcttatgttcaCATGATGAAATTGATAGTGCAAATCCAAAAATTCTCTGCCGTTAAGCTTTTACTCAGCCAGGTCAATTTCAGTTGATGAATTTGAGCAATAAGGTATTTGTGTATATTCTTTTTTATTCCGGTCCATCACAATGCAATTTGGGATTGTCAGGCACACAGTTAACGTAAACCCATTAGCAGATCAGATGAAGATTCTGTTGGTAGCTTTACAAAGCTTATTATTATATTGCTTATTGTTGTAATTAGGCAACCAATCATGATTCCATAGATTTATTCATAGGTAGATTTGAAAAGGGATTGTATATCCTATTGGGCGCATTTTGCTCCTTTAGGTGGTTAGTGCATGTGCTACatgagaaattaaaaaaatatttcattctttgGAAGTGATTTAACTTGAATTAAAATGACTTAGGATCATAAGTTATAATATTTTATGACATGTAACTTGTAGGCGTTTGCATAACCACTTGTTTTAAGTGAAATTTTTTACTCCAAAGAAAATTCCTTGGCTTAtgttcaacaacaacaacaacaaccaagtcttatcccagtAGATGGGGTCGACTATATGGATTGTTCTACGTCATTGGGCTCTATccttatcatcatctatacttaaagtcttttttggtcttcctcgtttgatgtgtgtatttgttataattttatatCTTTTAACCAGAGCATTTATTAGCCATCTAAGTACATGTTCATATCATTTTAAACGTCTCTTggagttttctctcaatagatacaactccgactttctctctaatgctctctgTCCATCTTgtatgttcacacatccaccttaacatcctcatctctaactttcatcttctgctcatatgctcgagtcatagcccaacattcaacgtCATATAACATAACAAGTCTAATCGTCGTTTTGTAGAACTTCCCTTTAAGTGTTAAAGGTATCACATAAAACACCTAACCCCTCCATTTTAACCAttctacttgtattctatgtaaaacgtatttctcaatctctccatcgttttacaaaaatgatcataaatacttaaagctctcaGTTCTTGACAACTCGTCATCTCTTATcctaacaattgtctcattacgtttAATATTGCTAGTGTTTTAAAAGGCAGATGTGACGGCCGCCTAGGTGTGAGGCGGACCAGTTCCGCCCCGCTTTTGTCAAAGGTAGGTTAAATGGCTAAATTAATGGCATTTTAAGGTTAAAAAAATCATtcactttgatttcaaaacacTCGTCACCTTCCGCCTCGAACCGCCGCTGTTGTTGTCGCGACGCTCGTTGTTGTCGTCATTGTCACTGGCTGCTATCGTCGTCGCCGCCGCGTGCTATTGCCGCCTGCCGCCATCATTCGGATTAGACttttacatattttggattagaATATCGCTAGCCATGAACGACATAGCATATGCGAGGCGCCAGCTTGTTGCGACTCCTCTGGAGGCGTCATCTGGGCTCGGCGACTAGTCTAGACCAGTCGTGAGGCTCGGGCAAGGGGCCCGGATCCGTTGCGCAAGCTCGGACGCGTCGCCCGGGCGACGGGCCCAGAAGCATTTCCCGAGCCTTGCGAGTTGCAATTGGCCTGGGCACGTTGCGCGAAGCCTTCGACGCGTTGTGCGACGTCGACGCCTTTGACGTCTGAGCCCTTCGACGTGTTGTGCAAAGCCTTTGACGCGTTGTGCGACGCCGACGCCTCCGACGCGTGCGCAATGCCTCTAATGCGTGGCGATGTCAACGAAGtagaacttttttaaaaaatttaggactttttattaataaaattaatcaaCTCCTAGGTATAAGCCTAATAAATTTATgccattaatttaatatatatatttttaaatgttaaattaaattaatatattttaaatgggATCACCTTTTGAGGAGGAATCAACTTTTTAAAAGGTAAATCAGCTTTTTATCAGATTTTTaatatatctttatttatttattttgttaatatattttttaatgttaaaaatacaattttaaatcaggttttaattttaaatcagaTTTTcagtaagtatttttttttttaaattttgatcttttatttaattattgattTATTGTATTGAAGGTTAATGGCGGAAAATGAGAAACAATTGGCGGTGGAATTGAAACGAAAGGCTAATGATATTGTTTGGGATTATGGAGTATTGTATTGCAAAGAAAAAAGAGATTGGATCATATGCAAACTGTGCAAGAGGCTTATTAAGGGAGGAGTTTATCGGATGAAGCTTCATATTGCGGGTATTGTAGGACAAGTTGAAGCATGCATTAAAGCATCCGATGAAGACAAAAAAAGAGTAAGAGCTTATCTTGAAAATGGCAAGAATAAGAAGCGAGAAAGGTTGGAAGAACTAAAAGAAGAAAGGGTGGAAGTAAATATAGGTGTTGATTTAGAGGATGAAAATTATCAAGTGGAGGGAGATTCTTCTAAAAGGAAGTCATAGCACCTCGGGCCTATTGATAAGTGGACATCCGCAATCGATCT belongs to Zingiber officinale cultivar Zhangliang unplaced genomic scaffold, Zo_v1.1 ctg149, whole genome shotgun sequence and includes:
- the LOC122036374 gene encoding bromodomain and WD repeat-containing protein 3-like isoform X1 — its product is MAPSKCKPSGDETSINVTPLKFSRRMLEKFNSIDQRTTQEIDIREVYFLIMHFLSAGPCKRTYGQLWNELLEHKLLPRRYHAWYSRSGAPSGDEDDDGLSLPLCYIKLTQRYPHIEKDHLVKLLKQLLVNSSPLPGVIGGVPSAAVFPMLMGSGSFSLLASDRDKEIKCSKKLPRYLRWPHMHAGQVHGLSLREIGGGFTKHHRAPSIRAACYAIAKPSTLVQKMEIIKKLRGHQNAVYCATFDRSGRYVITGSDDRLVKIWSMETAFCLASCRGHEGDITDLAVSSNNAVVASSANDFIIRVWHLPDGHPISVLKGHTAAVTAIAFNPRPAAVYQLLSSSDDGTCRIWDARQSSAKPRIYIPKPLDTSAGKTTDPSPSVGQQTHQILCCAFNANGTVFVTGSSDTYARVWNAYKSNMDDPEQSNQEMDLLCGHENDVNYVQFSGCAVGSRSSVGDALKEDNLPKFKNSWFTHDHLVTCSRDGSAIIWVPRSRRSHGKVGRWTRAYHLRVPMPPMPAQPRGGPRQRYQPTPRGVNMIVWSLDNRYVLAAIMDCRICVWNASDGSLLHSLIGHEESTFVLDVHPFNPRIAMSAGYDGKMIIWDIWEGTPVRIYEVGRFKLVDGKFSPDGTSVILSDEVGQIFIVATGQGESQKDAKYDQFFLGDYRPLMQDTSGNALDQETQLTPHRRNIQDLLCDSGMIPYAEPYQSMYQRRRLGIMGIEWRPSSLKLAVGPTYNANTGDFQALPIVDLEQWVEPLPEIVEAIAWEVENEMQSDDADSEYNVTDEYSSHAGQESLSSTSCEEAEISADDSRDDNDGKEILRRSRRKKHKSEAEFTTSSGRRVKRRNFDECNGASVSKSHRPKRSRNGHLKRFKASKSEPSRPQRIAKKNALTFFSKLTSASTDEEDNEPDSNFSDSESTLPDSKTHSVESERSMKFNPPTRAKAKENIKDALEDTAIPSEVINKQDNPVIKRKLVLKLPRHVVSGTLTSECPEQDNLSVSLPITNSVVNSHNRPENEITETVSSQNEIASHPHLSVDHQASTIKWGEVKQRSSKRQRVGDIITWAAANTNPDDANTIGVDTIGNTVSEDECQTSISRMQINDNSHERNIAEICVHESDQTENGNPVNHECKVVNESSKIYEVVSAKTVNYFGSKCSFDVDPQVDKTMKMTYPKIRFKTRGIVPEFNSSFSKLKSTALNNSRSSEDELVSDSPIPTDQDFDLVADEDEGTSRKSSDPGKSNNISENSEGWTTTNASLFVSNDDKDLNSCRKMYDAVYKRMKLSKGKENFIVDVQAKQETTSDSVDHDEATLPFGGKIGSSRRTRSTGGRAPKHDLSYSMNNFDDKNYGSLGASTSRGKSTSGSRNQFLVDEWKSTSKMPVGLRSVRNRRENYTTSDFRCLDKKSHQSLRKLSWLLLLEHEECYRYIPQKGDKVAYLIQGHREYIESYATTEVGPWKSIKGLKAVEFCKVQKLEYASFPGSGDSCCKLTLEFNDPSSCGFKKTFRVTLPEINGPDFLVERVRFDASIERNWTHRDKCQVWWRDADGSGGTWWSGRILTVKPKDSEFPDSPWERYVVQYKDDSSGQHLHSPWELHDADTHWEHPCIINATRDKLLNSIAKIEHASIGNQDYHGVQKLSQEAQKFEFLNRFPVPLSLEAIKRRLENNYYRTVDALKHDAEVMILNADTYVSKRPLPEMKSKIKRLREWVEHTFFSL